The nucleotide window GCGGACGGGTTGCGCTCTTCCATGGAAGAGCTGGACAACCGGTCCGAGGCCATCGGCAAGGTCCTGAGCGTCATCGAGGACATCGCGGACCAGACCAATCTCCTTGCCCTGAACGCAGCCATCGAGGCCGCCCGCGCGGGCGATGCGGGCCGAGGCTTCGCCGTGGTCGCCGACGAGGTCCGCAAGCTGGCGGAAAAGACCATGGACGCCACCCGCGAAGTGCACTCCGCCATAACCGGCATCCAGGAGGGCGCACGGGAAAACGTCAAGGCCACGATGGTGGCCGTGGAGTCCGTGAACCGAAGCACCGAAATGGCGGGCCGCTCCGGCGAGACCCTCAACGCCATCGTGACCATGGCCGACAACACGGCCGACCGGGTGCGGTCCATAGCCACTGCGGCCGAGCAGCAGTCCACTGCCAGCGAGGAAATCAACCGGGCCACCATGGATATCAACACCGTGTGCAACGAGACCGACCAGCTCATGACGGACGCATCGGAGGCGGTCGACCGGCTGTCCCGGATGGCCGAATCGCTCAACTCGGTAATCCGGGAAATGGAATAGCCAAAAAAAAGCCCCCCTCCGAAATCGGAGGGGGGCTTTTTTTATACTATAACGTAGCTACTTACTTCACGGCATCCTTCAGGACCTTGCCGGGTTTGAACTGAGCGACCTTGGTGGCCGGAATCTTGATTTCAGCACCAGTGCGGGGGTTGCGGCCGGTGCGCGCCTTGCGCTGGGAAACACTAAAAGTGCCGAAACCGGTCAGGGTCAGTTTATTGCCGGCAGCCAGCTCGCTCTGGATGATCTCCAGGATGGCGTTCATGGATGCTTCGGCCTGGGCCTTGGAGGAACCGTTCTTTTCGGCGATCTTCGCTACGAGTTCAGCTTTGGTCATAAAAAAACTCTCCTATACTTGTTGATTGATGCTTTGACTGGTGACACGCAAATCACTTCTCGAACTCATACACGGTCAAAATGGTTATGGGAAGACAAAAAGCGGCCTCAGGCAACACTTTTTACGCTTTTTCCCACATTGTGAAACACTAACTGATGATGTAGCTGGTGGGGAATTGATCCTTCAGGCGGGAAAGCACTTCCTCGGCCTTGTCGCGGGAATTGAAACTCCCGGCCTGGACGATGTGCAGTACCTGGCCGTCACGCGAAACCGTGACGATATTCGACCCGGAGTACCCGGCGTTTCTCAGGCGGGCATGCACCCGCTCGGCATTGGATCGCACCGCGAACGCGCCCACGCGCACATGAAAGCGCTTCACCGGAGAGACGACCGTCTGCGACGGCCTGGCAGGGTGGGACCCCACGGCGGTGATCCGGACCCGGGCCACCCCCTGGTCCACGGTGCCCAGCCGCCTGGCCGCCCCATAGGAGAGGTCGAGAATGCGGCCGCGCACGAACGGCCCCCGGTCATTGATGGTCAGGACGATGGACCGGTTGTTGGACAGGTTGGTCACCTGCACCCTGGTCCCCAGGGGCAGGGTCTTGTGGGCGGCGGACAGCCCGTACATGTCGTAGGTCTGGCCGTTGGCCGTCTTCCTGCCGTGAAAATCGCTGCCGTACCAGGAGGCGTTGCCCACCTCGTCGTACCCCCGGGCCGACTTGAGCGGATAGTATGTCCGGCCCAGGACCGTGTAGGGGCGCGTCTTGGCGTCGTAGACGGCGGGCGCACCCGGCGTGGAAGCCGGGGGCGTGGAATAGATGCGGGACGAACACCCGGCCATCCACATGAGCCCCACCAGGGCGATGCATGTCAAAACCCGGAACATGGCTCCTCCGTCAACGGTTGGTGCCGGTCGGTGACAAATCTTGAGTTTCTCTAGAAAACCTATGGCAAGTCGCGGCAAAAGGCAACCTGCCGATACCGGACGGCCCTGATCCGGCTCACCCCCTGTGGATATAGCGCGGTTTGACCATGTTCTCCGGCTTGAGGATGTCGTCCAGTTCCTCGCGGCTCAGGTAGCCCTTTTCCAGCACGATCTCGTAGACGGACCCGCCGGTCTTCATGGCCTCCTTGGCTATCTCGGCGGACCGCTCGTAACCGATGAACGGATTGAGCGCCGTGACCAGCCCGATGGAATTCTCCACCATCTCCCTGCACCGCTCCCGATTGGCCGTGATGCCCGACACGCAGGAATCGGCCAGGGTGAGGCTGGCGCGGCGCAGCATGTTGATGGACTGAAAGAGCGAGTAGCCGATGACCGGCTCCATGACGTTGAGCTCCAGCTGTCCGGCCTCGCTGGCCATGGACACGGTCACGTCGAAACCGACCACGGCAAAGGCCACCTGATTGACCACCTCCGGGATGACCGGATTGACCTTGCCCGGCATGATGGAGGAGCCGGGCTGCATGGGCGGCAGGTTGATCTCGTTCAACCCGCAACGGGGGCCGCTGGAGAGCAGGCGCAGGTCGTTGCAGATCTTGGACAGCTTGACCGCGACACGCTTGAGCACGCCCGAAAGCTGGACGTAGACCCCGGTGTCCTGGGTTGCCTCCACCAGGTCCGGCGAGGAAATCAGTTGCAGGGTCGTGGCCTCGACGAGCTTCTCCGTGACCGTGCGGGTATAGTCGGGATGGGCGTTGAGCCCCGTGCCGATGGCCGTGGCCCCCATGTTTATCTCGTGCACCAGGGCCTGGGCCTCGTCCAGGCGCTGGATATCCTCGCCGATCATGACCGACCAGGCCGAAAACTCCTGGCCGAGCGTCATGGGCACGGCGTCCTGCAGCTGGGTGCGGCCCATCTTGAGCACATCCGAAAATTCCACGCCCTTGGCCTTGAAGGCCTTGCGCAGGTGGTCCATGGCCTCCATCAATTCCCTGATGTCCAGAATCAGGGCGATGTTCAGGGCCGACGGGTACACGTCGTTGGTGGACTGGCACATGTTCACGTCGTTGAGCGGGTGCAGGAATTCGTATTGCCCCTTTTCCCGCCCCATGATTTCCAGAGCCCGGTTGCAGATGACCTCGTTGGCGTTCATGTTGGCCGAGGTGCCCGCCCCGCCCTGCATGACGTCCACCACGAACTGGTCGTGCAGGTGCCCCGACAGCAGCTCGCCGCAGGCCCGGGCAATGGCCCGGCTCTTGTCCTCGTCCAGAAGCCCGAGGGAGGCGTTGGCCTCGGCTGCGGCCAGTTTGACGTAGGCCAGGGCGCTGATCAGCCTCGGATAATGGGAGAGGGGAATGCCCGATATATGAAAATTGTCCATGGCCCGTTTGGTCTGAACGCCATAGTAGGCGTCCGCCGGAACCCTGACCTCGCCCAGACTGTCGTGTTCGATCCTATATTCCTGACTCATCTGCCCTTCCTTTATGATGTTTTGTGAGAGGGTACACCATCCCGGGAAGGAGTGGAACGGATTTAGAACGCCCTTTTGCGAAATCCGGGAAGGCAAACAGGCGCGGCGGGATTCGGAACCCCGACCGCCCCGGCGTCACGACATTCCGCCCCGTCACGCAATCTCTCCTTGCCAGCGGCCATCAATTCGGTTAACCGCTTGCCTGCGCACTTGCGCCCATTACATATTTCTGGAGAGACCATGAGCAACAAGATACAAAACAACGGACTTCGCAACATAGCCATCATCGCCCACGTCGACCACGGCAAGACCACGCTGGTGGACGCCATGTTCAAGCAGTCGGGCATGTTCCGCGAAGGCCAGGACGTGGACGACCGCATCATGGACTCCATGGACCTGGAGCGGGAGCGCGGCATCACCATCGCCGCCAAGAACTGCTCCGTTTCCTGGAAGAACACCAAGATCAACATCATCGACACCCCCGGCCACGCCGACTTCGGCGGCGAGGTGGAGCGTTCCCTGTCCATGGCCGACGGCGCCATCCTGCTGGTGGACGCCTCCGAAGGCCCCCTGCCCCAGACCCGGTTCGTGCTCAAGAAGGCCCTGGAACAGGGACTGTCCCTGATGGTGGTCATCAACAAGGTCGACCGCCAGGACGCCCGCCCCGACGAGGTGCTGGACGAGATCTACGACCTGTTCATCGACCTGGACGCCAACGAGGACCAACTCGACTTCCCGCTGCTCTACGCCATCGGCCGCGACGGCATCGCCATGAAAACCGCAGAGGAGCGCGGCGAGAACCTGCATATCCTCCTCGACATGATCGTCGAGCACGTGCCCGGCCCGTCCTATGACCCGGACGAGCCCTTCCAGATGCTCGTGTCCGACCTTTCCTATTCCGACTACCTGGGCAGGCTGGCCATCGGCAAGATCCACCACGGCGCGGCCCGGTCCAACGACCAGCTGCTCTGCCTGGGCGACAACAACGCGAAGACCCTGCTCAAGGTGACCAAGCTGCAGACCTACGACGGCCTGAAGGTCGTG belongs to Pseudodesulfovibrio portus and includes:
- the aspA gene encoding aspartate ammonia-lyase; translated protein: MSQEYRIEHDSLGEVRVPADAYYGVQTKRAMDNFHISGIPLSHYPRLISALAYVKLAAAEANASLGLLDEDKSRAIARACGELLSGHLHDQFVVDVMQGGAGTSANMNANEVICNRALEIMGREKGQYEFLHPLNDVNMCQSTNDVYPSALNIALILDIRELMEAMDHLRKAFKAKGVEFSDVLKMGRTQLQDAVPMTLGQEFSAWSVMIGEDIQRLDEAQALVHEINMGATAIGTGLNAHPDYTRTVTEKLVEATTLQLISSPDLVEATQDTGVYVQLSGVLKRVAVKLSKICNDLRLLSSGPRCGLNEINLPPMQPGSSIMPGKVNPVIPEVVNQVAFAVVGFDVTVSMASEAGQLELNVMEPVIGYSLFQSINMLRRASLTLADSCVSGITANRERCREMVENSIGLVTALNPFIGYERSAEIAKEAMKTGGSVYEIVLEKGYLSREELDDILKPENMVKPRYIHRG
- a CDS encoding HU family DNA-binding protein, whose product is MTKAELVAKIAEKNGSSKAQAEASMNAILEIIQSELAAGNKLTLTGFGTFSVSQRKARTGRNPRTGAEIKIPATKVAQFKPGKVLKDAVK
- a CDS encoding septal ring lytic transglycosylase RlpA family protein, producing MFRVLTCIALVGLMWMAGCSSRIYSTPPASTPGAPAVYDAKTRPYTVLGRTYYPLKSARGYDEVGNASWYGSDFHGRKTANGQTYDMYGLSAAHKTLPLGTRVQVTNLSNNRSIVLTINDRGPFVRGRILDLSYGAARRLGTVDQGVARVRITAVGSHPARPSQTVVSPVKRFHVRVGAFAVRSNAERVHARLRNAGYSGSNIVTVSRDGQVLHIVQAGSFNSRDKAEEVLSRLKDQFPTSYIIS